A region of the Myxococcus stipitatus DSM 14675 genome:
CTCCGGGCGCGTCGTCGCCACGGTGAGCGAGCGGTCGCTGTCCTTGATGGGATAGCGGATGTGCCAGATGGTGCCGGCCTTCTCCTCGTGCTCGACCTCCAGGTCGCTCAGCGCCGTGCGGCAGGAGGGGCACCAGTTGATGAGCTTCTGGGCCCGGTACATCAGGCCCTCTTCGTACAGTCGGACGAAGACCTCGCGCACCGCGGCGGACGACTGCTCGTCCATCGTGAAGCGCTCACGGCTCCAGTCGAGCGACGCACCCAGGAAGCGGTGCTGCTCGCCGATGCGAGCGCCGTACTTGCCCTTCCACTCCCAGACGCGCTGGAGGAACGCCTCGCGCCCCAGGTCGTGGCGGCTCTTGCCTTCGGACTTATTCAGCTCCTTCTCCACCACCATCTGCGTGGCGATGCCGGCGTGGTCCGTGCCGGGGAGCCAGAGGGCGTTGAACCCGCTCATCCGCTTCCAGCGGGTGAGGATGTCCTGGATGGTGGCGGTGAGCGCGTGGCCGATGTGCAGGCTGCCCGTCACATTGGGCGGCGGCAGGACGATGGAGAACGCGGGCTTGTCGGAGGTCGCTTCGGCGCGGAAATAGCCACGCTCCAGCCAGAAGGCATAGCGACGTGCCTCGACCTCGGTGGGCTCGTAGGCCTTGGACAGTTCGGTCGTATCAGTCATTGAGGACGAGCCAGCCCCTTGTCGGGGCCAGCGGAAAGTTCAGGAGGTTACGGCGAGCACGAAGCTCACCTCAGTGCTGGGTCTCTCGGTCCTTGATGAGCCGCTCGAGCTCCTCACGGATGATGGTCTCCGCGAGCTGCGGTACGACCTCCCAGGCAATCTTCTCGATGACTTCGCGGGAGGCCTTCGACAGCGCCTCGCGCAGCAGGGCCTCGCCCCCGTCCGCGGATACCGGACGACCCGCGGGCGAAGCGGGCTTCGATACGGGGACCGACGGCCCACCGATGTCGAGGGAGATCTCCTCCGCGCCGCTCGTGTCCGGCAGCGAGTCCTCGATGCTGATGGCCGGCTGCGCGGCCACCGCGGCGGACTGCCCGGCGGGAGCCCCCAGACCGAATGGATCCCGAGCGCGGGCCGCGGGCTGCGGCGCGGCGGCCGGCATGGGAGGAAGCTGCGTGGCGCCCGGAGGACGGGGCAGCCCACCCGGCATTCCCGGCGCCGGAGCGCCCGGACGAGCCACCATGCCCGGAGCCCCAGGCCCCGGGGGCATCCCCGGACGCGGAGGCATGCCCGGAGCCGGAGCCCCCGGCGGAGGCGGAACACCCGGACGCGCCATGCCCGGCGGCATGCCCGGTCCCGGAGGACGCGGCGCACCCGGAGGCGGCATCCCCGGCCCCGGCGGACGCGCACCCGGCGGCATGCCCGGCCCCGGAGGACGCGGCGCACCCGGCGGAGGCATGGCCTGCGGAACACCCGGGCGAGCCGCCATGGGCGCCGCGGCGGGCGCGGGCTGGGGGGCCGGAGCGACGGCGGGCGTCGCGGCGGGACGAATCACCTGCGTGGCGATGGAGGCCGGCAGCGTGTTGGACTTCTGACCCACCAGGGCCTTCACCTTGTCCAGCAGGACCTGGCTCTCGAAGGGCTTGGTGATGTGGTCATCGGCGCGAGCGGCGCGGGCGCGGTTCTCGTCGAAGGCCTCGAAGGTGCCCGCCAACAGCATCACCGGGATGGCCTGGGTGGCCGGGTCGCTCTTGAGCGCCTCGCAGACCTCGTAGCCGCTCTTGCCCGGCATCATCACGTCGGCCAGGACGACGTCCGGGCGCAGCTCGCGGCAGCGCGAGATGGCGTCCAGCCCGTTGTCCACCGCGGTCACCTGAAAGTCCTCGGTCGCGAAGATCATGCCGATCACCTTGCGGATGGTGAGCGAGTCATCGGCGACCAGCAGATTCTTGGGCATCGGTATCGGGCCTCGGGGAGCGTGGACCCCCCTGAATTCGTTGAAGAAACCGCTCGTGAGAACCTACCTCACGACACGTTATCAAGCCTGGCAGCTTACGGTTCGCGCTCCGGGACGATCAAGAAAACATGCGCTGCAGGTCCAGGAACAGCACAGGCTCCGCCAGGCCGGGAACACGAAAGGTGCCGGCCGTCTTGTCCGGTTCGAAGCGTTGGAGGACGCCAAGCACCCGCGTGGCCGTCAGCCCCACGTTCCGCCCCGCCAGCTCCGCCAGGAGGAAGAAGGGCTCCGCCACGGCGGGCGCCCCCAGCAGGGCGGGGACGGAGCAGATGGGCCACAGGACCTGGGCATGGGGAAAGATACCCGCCACCGGGCCGCTCTGCACGGGTAGGACGCTGAACGCATCCCCCCGAGCCACCACCTGCGACACGAAGGCCAGCGGGACACCGAACAGTCGCCCCTGGGACTCGAAGACCAGCGCCCGCTCGGGCACGGACTCGGCCCAGTGCACGGGACGCGGGGGTGCAGGCGCGGCGCGCGGCCCCACCCGGTGCGGCAGCGCCTCCGCGATGAGCTCCAGGTACAGCCGCTCCTTGTGCAGCACCGCGCCTCGGCTCAGCGGCGCCAGCGAGTCCGCCAGTCCTGGAGGCAACAGGAAGAACGGCGCGCGCGCGACGTCCGCGACTTCCACCACCGAGCGCACCCTCACCGCCAGCGTGGGGCTCACATCCAGCACCACCACCATGCCCGCTTCGGGCTCCGGC
Encoded here:
- a CDS encoding chemotaxis protein CheW; the encoded protein is MSPFESGRRLCLLVEAGETHYAVEATSVMEVAMPGAHGSSLRGVLEVKDLSALLGGAPEPEAGMVVVLDVSPTLAVRVRSVVEVADVARAPFFLLPPGLADSLAPLSRGAVLHKERLYLELIAEALPHRVGPRAAPAPPRPVHWAESVPERALVFESQGRLFGVPLAFVSQVVARGDAFSVLPVQSGPVAGIFPHAQVLWPICSVPALLGAPAVAEPFFLLAELAGRNVGLTATRVLGVLQRFEPDKTAGTFRVPGLAEPVLFLDLQRMFS
- a CDS encoding response regulator, with amino-acid sequence MPKNLLVADDSLTIRKVIGMIFATEDFQVTAVDNGLDAISRCRELRPDVVLADVMMPGKSGYEVCEALKSDPATQAIPVMLLAGTFEAFDENRARAARADDHITKPFESQVLLDKVKALVGQKSNTLPASIATQVIRPAATPAVAPAPQPAPAAAPMAARPGVPQAMPPPGAPRPPGPGMPPGARPPGPGMPPPGAPRPPGPGMPPGMARPGVPPPPGAPAPGMPPRPGMPPGPGAPGMVARPGAPAPGMPGGLPRPPGATQLPPMPAAAPQPAARARDPFGLGAPAGQSAAVAAQPAISIEDSLPDTSGAEEISLDIGGPSVPVSKPASPAGRPVSADGGEALLREALSKASREVIEKIAWEVVPQLAETIIREELERLIKDRETQH